CGCTGCCGATGGTCAACCTGATTCTGTTTGGCGATTATGCCTGGAAGAAAAATGAATATGATTTCGGCGGGCAGACTTTTGAATTCAAAATGCAGGATTTCAGCTTCGGGGCATCGCTGGTCTATCCTATCAAGTTGAAAGTGGTATCGCCCTATTTCGGAGGCGGCATCTCCAGCCATAATCTCAGCTACGACTATGTTAAGCCGCTTTCGCTGTCTCTCGATGATGAAGGGATTAACATACCGGGCTCGATGACTCGTCTGGGGTATCATCTTTCAGGCGGTGTCAATGTCACTCTTCCCGCGTTCCCAATCGGCATCAGCGCCGAATATCGCTGGAACTGGATTGATACGCCGGGTGAAGTAACCGATTACACCAGCCTGATTCTGGGTCTGAATTATAATCTTCCGTAAGGGGTTTTCGACAAGATTTTTCTGCCCCCGGCCTTCCGGTCGGGGGTATTTTTTTGCCTGTCAACGAAGCAGTTTTGCGCCCGGAGACTATTCTTTGTCCGGTGTGATGAGATTTATCAGACGCTGTGCAGATGACGAATCTTTTTTCAGAAGGAACTGGTACACTTCCTCCGCCTTTTCCGGCATATCGTTGTAAACATACGCTCCCCCCAGCGCTACCCGGGCATTCATGTCATCGGGACGAATCTTGACGGCCCGTTCAAATTGCGCCACCGCTTCGGGGAATCGCTTGCTCAGAATATAGAGCACCCCCAGATGTTGATAAGCGTCAAAATGACGCGGATTCAGCTCAATCGTTCTTTTATACGCCGCTTCGGCATCATCTTTCTTGTTAAGTTTATCTTTGACCACAGCCAGATTGTAAACATACCGCGGCTCGGCTGGATTGAGATTGACCGCTCTGGCGAAGAACGATTCGGCGTCATAAAGATGATTTCCCGCCATATGGACATTCCCCATCAGATACTGGAGCTCCGGGTCGGCGCTGTCTTTCTTGAGAGCCAGATTGAGCACCGAGGAGGCTTCGGAGAAACGCTTGTTATATACCAGCATGGTGGCAAGGTTGCGGGCGAAAGCGACATTGTCCGGCGCCAGCGACATCGCCTTGCGGTATGCCCGCAGGGAGCGGGCGGTATCGCCGGTCGCCTGATATGCCGCCCCCAAATTATTATAGATGTCGGCGTCGG
This region of Candidatus Zixiibacteriota bacterium genomic DNA includes:
- a CDS encoding outer membrane beta-barrel protein is translated as MRKLMILLVITLMATPAFAITGLSIGVRGGWVNNYDQAGLSLGDYKADQMNLFGAQIRLSSLPMVNLILFGDYAWKKNEYDFGGQTFEFKMQDFSFGASLVYPIKLKVVSPYFGGGISSHNLSYDYVKPLSLSLDDEGINIPGSMTRLGYHLSGGVNVTLPAFPIGISAEYRWNWIDTPGEVTDYTSLILGLNYNLP
- a CDS encoding tetratricopeptide repeat protein gives rise to the protein MRKLLIACIVVLAILPVRGQSPLEDSLTIYLKAGGAALSDNRIPEAFENFQQALRLDPNNANALKNIGMIHSMKGEFWKALDYYKKAQQQDTADADIYNNLGAAYQATGDTARSLRAYRKAMSLAPDNVAFARNLATMLVYNKRFSEASSVLNLALKKDSADPELQYLMGNVHMAGNHLYDAESFFARAVNLNPAEPRYVYNLAVVKDKLNKKDDAEAAYKRTIELNPRHFDAYQHLGVLYILSKRFPEAVAQFERAVKIRPDDMNARVALGGAYVYNDMPEKAEEVYQFLLKKDSSSAQRLINLITPDKE